One window of Desulfitibacter sp. BRH_c19 genomic DNA carries:
- a CDS encoding maltodextrin phosphorylase produces the protein MFSDKEKFKEAFLKKLTTHRSTNIEEATPIDTYITFGKLVMEYISELWLITNTKYRKDCKKQVYYFSMEFLLGKLMPTALLNLGIRDVCKEGLKELGLELETIEAMEVDAGLGNGGLGRLAACFLDSIASLNIPGHGCGIRYKYGHFEQKIINGYQVELPENWLREENIWEIRKADKTFEVRFGGSVRRDYIDGKLTFYHENYEPILAVPYDMPIVGYKNQIVNNLRLWSAESAVKYFDFPSFSHGDYLKALKYKESAEAISQFLYPDDSNWEGRILRLKQEYFLVSAGLQSIICNFKKKGIPLSDLHHLVKIHINDTHPALAIPELIRILIDEEGMCWDEAWHITTETISYTNHTTLSEALEKWPLEIFKPLLPRIYLIVQEVDKRFSNELQNKYIHNPGKITEMAIISDGYVKMAHLAIVGSHSVNGVAKVHTDILKKNELKNFYEYYPYKFNNKTNGITHRRWLMKTNPPLSDLISDCIGTTWITKPQELINLLDFVNDTSFQEKLHQIKAYNKNILAEAIKNKYFINLDCTSIFDVQIKRLHAYKRQLLNALHIMHLYNLLKENPNLDLVPRTFIFGGKAAPGYHYAKQIIKLINSIAEKVNNDKDIKDKIKVVFIENYSVSLAEIIIPGTDLSEQISTASKEASGTGNMKFMMNGAITLATLDGANIEIRDSVGIDNIITFGLTDREVFTFYHHGGYNSWEVYNSDERVKTIIDQLVNNFLPAPTGDFVNIYNSLLHHNDEYFVLKDFSSYVNAQQKASKLYENKSRWLKMSGINVAHSGVFSSDRTISEYAKEIWKI, from the coding sequence ATGTTTTCCGACAAAGAAAAATTCAAAGAAGCCTTTTTAAAAAAGCTTACCACTCATCGCAGTACGAACATTGAAGAAGCTACTCCCATCGATACATATATAACATTTGGCAAGCTTGTGATGGAGTATATAAGTGAACTATGGCTCATTACCAATACTAAGTATAGGAAAGATTGCAAGAAACAGGTTTATTATTTTTCCATGGAATTCTTACTAGGTAAGCTAATGCCAACAGCGTTATTAAATCTTGGAATTAGAGATGTCTGCAAAGAAGGCCTTAAAGAATTAGGTTTGGAGTTAGAGACAATAGAAGCCATGGAGGTAGATGCTGGTTTAGGTAATGGTGGTTTAGGCAGGCTTGCAGCTTGCTTTTTAGATTCTATAGCATCACTAAACATTCCTGGCCATGGATGTGGCATTAGGTATAAGTATGGTCATTTTGAGCAAAAAATCATTAATGGTTATCAAGTAGAATTACCGGAAAATTGGTTAAGAGAAGAAAATATTTGGGAAATTAGAAAAGCTGATAAAACCTTTGAAGTACGCTTTGGTGGTTCAGTTAGAAGAGATTATATTGACGGAAAGCTAACATTTTACCATGAAAATTACGAACCAATTCTTGCTGTCCCCTATGATATGCCTATTGTAGGTTATAAAAATCAGATAGTTAATAATCTTCGCCTTTGGAGTGCCGAAAGTGCTGTTAAATATTTTGATTTCCCCTCTTTTAGCCATGGAGATTATCTAAAAGCATTAAAATATAAAGAATCAGCAGAAGCCATATCACAATTTTTGTATCCTGATGACAGCAATTGGGAAGGACGGATTTTGAGACTAAAACAGGAATACTTTCTTGTCTCCGCTGGCCTCCAGAGTATTATCTGTAACTTTAAGAAAAAAGGAATTCCACTTTCTGATTTGCATCACCTAGTAAAGATACATATTAATGATACACATCCTGCTTTGGCAATTCCCGAGCTAATAAGAATATTAATTGATGAAGAGGGCATGTGTTGGGATGAGGCCTGGCATATTACTACAGAGACTATCTCATATACAAATCATACAACACTATCAGAAGCTTTAGAAAAATGGCCATTGGAAATCTTTAAACCTCTTTTACCGAGAATTTATTTGATAGTACAAGAAGTTGACAAAAGATTTTCTAATGAGTTACAGAATAAATATATTCATAACCCTGGTAAAATAACGGAAATGGCTATTATTTCAGATGGGTATGTTAAAATGGCCCACCTAGCTATAGTTGGTAGTCATAGTGTAAATGGTGTCGCTAAAGTCCATACAGATATCCTTAAAAAAAATGAGCTAAAGAACTTCTACGAATATTACCCATATAAATTTAATAATAAAACCAATGGAATAACACATAGACGGTGGTTAATGAAGACGAACCCTCCTTTAAGTGACCTTATTTCAGACTGCATTGGAACAACTTGGATTACTAAACCTCAAGAATTAATAAATCTATTGGATTTTGTAAATGATACTTCCTTTCAAGAAAAATTACATCAAATTAAAGCCTATAATAAAAATATATTGGCAGAAGCTATTAAAAATAAATATTTTATCAACCTTGATTGTACTTCAATTTTTGATGTGCAAATTAAAAGACTCCATGCTTATAAAAGACAGCTATTAAATGCTCTTCATATTATGCATTTATATAATCTTCTAAAAGAGAACCCAAATTTAGATCTTGTTCCAAGAACATTCATCTTTGGTGGAAAGGCAGCTCCAGGCTATCATTACGCCAAGCAAATAATTAAGTTGATAAATTCTATAGCAGAAAAAGTAAATAATGACAAAGATATTAAGGATAAGATTAAGGTTGTTTTTATTGAAAACTATAGTGTATCCTTGGCAGAAATAATTATTCCTGGCACAGATCTTAGTGAACAGATTTCTACTGCTAGCAAGGAAGCATCTGGAACAGGAAATATGAAATTTATGATGAATGGTGCTATAACATTAGCTACCCTAGATGGTGCAAATATTGAAATCAGAGATAGCGTTGGAATAGATAATATTATTACTTTTGGTCTTACTGATAGAGAGGTTTTTACATTTTATCATCATGGGGGTTATAATTCCTGGGAGGTTTATAATAGTGATGAACGGGTAAAGACTATAATTGATCAGCTTGTTAATAATTTTTTACCTGCCCCTACTGGGGATTTTGTAAATATTTATAATTCTCTTTTGCATCACAATGATGAGTATTTTGTTTTAAAGGATTTCTCATCCTATGTAAATGCTCAGCAAAAAGCAAGTAAACTCTATGAAAATAAGAGCAGGTGGTTGAAAATGTCAGGGATTAATGTAGCTCACTCAGGAGTGTTCTCAAGTGATAGAACCATATCAGAATATGCAAAGGAGATTTGGAAAATCTAA
- a CDS encoding glycogen synthase, producing the protein MRILFAAAEAAPFIKTGGLGDVIGSLPKELKNLGLDVRVILPKYKNIPEIYKQSTTLIKRFSIPMGTTNQFCGVELIEINALKIYFIDNEIYFNRSDLYGYCDDGERFGFFCKAVLECLIYLDFQPDVIHCHDWHTAMISVLLKTQYRYHPFYKNIKSIFTIHNLQYQGIFSKDILSLLGLKNDLFTIDGLEFYNQVNFIKGGIAFSDLITTVSKTYASEIQTPQYGEKLEGLLLKRKSFLFGIVNGIDYEVFNPKTDCHIFQHYNEMTLRIKGVNKTRLQKHLSLKESGMPLIAIVSRLVKQKGLDLVEEILDELLEEEVQLVVLGTGEEKYENLFKLVVKKYPSKISANILFDTKLANRIYAGSDFFLMPSLFEPCGLGQLIALRYGTIPIVRNTGGLKDTIRSFNEISGKGNGFTFDKYSGSDLLFTIKKAMHIFNNKPVFENMIKQAMLEDFSWNRSALDYNKLYENLSA; encoded by the coding sequence ATGAGAATTTTATTTGCTGCTGCAGAAGCGGCCCCATTTATAAAAACTGGAGGGCTAGGAGATGTCATTGGTTCGTTACCTAAGGAATTGAAGAACTTAGGGTTGGATGTAAGAGTTATACTACCTAAATATAAAAATATACCTGAAATCTACAAACAATCAACGACATTAATTAAGAGATTTTCTATTCCTATGGGAACCACAAATCAGTTTTGTGGTGTTGAATTAATAGAGATTAATGCACTTAAAATATATTTTATTGACAATGAAATTTATTTTAATAGATCAGATTTATATGGTTACTGTGATGATGGTGAAAGATTTGGTTTTTTTTGTAAAGCTGTTTTAGAGTGCTTAATCTACTTGGATTTTCAGCCTGATGTTATTCATTGCCACGATTGGCACACAGCTATGATAAGCGTTTTATTAAAAACTCAATATAGATATCATCCTTTTTATAAAAATATTAAAAGCATTTTTACTATACATAACTTACAATATCAAGGAATTTTTTCAAAAGACATTCTAAGTCTTCTTGGTCTCAAGAATGATCTTTTTACAATTGACGGGTTGGAATTTTATAATCAAGTTAATTTTATCAAGGGGGGAATAGCTTTTTCAGATTTAATAACAACTGTCAGCAAGACATATGCTTCTGAAATCCAAACACCTCAATATGGCGAAAAGTTAGAAGGCTTACTCCTCAAGAGAAAATCATTTCTATTTGGTATTGTTAACGGGATTGATTATGAAGTGTTTAATCCGAAAACTGACTGTCATATTTTTCAGCATTATAACGAAATGACTTTAAGAATTAAAGGTGTAAATAAAACCCGTCTTCAAAAACACTTATCACTTAAAGAATCAGGTATGCCATTAATTGCAATTGTATCTAGGTTAGTCAAGCAAAAAGGTCTTGATTTAGTAGAGGAAATTTTAGATGAATTATTGGAAGAAGAAGTTCAACTGGTAGTACTAGGTACCGGGGAAGAAAAGTATGAAAACCTTTTTAAATTAGTGGTAAAAAAGTATCCTAGCAAAATATCTGCTAATATACTTTTTGATACAAAACTAGCAAATAGAATATATGCTGGCTCAGACTTCTTTTTGATGCCTTCACTTTTCGAGCCATGTGGTTTGGGACAATTAATTGCCCTTCGTTATGGTACCATACCTATTGTAAGAAATACTGGCGGTCTTAAGGATACTATACGTTCCTTTAATGAAATTTCTGGAAAAGGTAATGGATTTACCTTTGATAAATACTCAGGTTCTGATTTGTTATTCACCATTAAAAAAGCTATGCATATATTTAATAACAAACCTGTATTTGAAAATATGATAAAGCAGGCAATGCTGGAAGATTTTAGTTGGAATAGGTCAGCCCTTGATTACAATAAATTATACGAAAATCTTAGTGCATAG
- the glgC gene encoding glucose-1-phosphate adenylyltransferase (catalyzes the formation of ADP-glucose and diphosphate from ATP and alpha-D-glucose 1-phosphate) — translation MQQQRECVAMILAGGQGSRLGTLTKKIAKPALSFGGKYRIIDFTLSNCSNSGVTSVGVLTQYQPLILNTYIGIGSPWDLDRRNDGVRLLPPYVKDEGREWYKGTANAIYQNIDFIDMFDPDYVLILSGDHIYKMDYSLMLEFHKIKNAEATIAVLKVPLEDAPRFGIMNTDESGKIVEFEEKPKAPKNDLASMGIYIFNWDLLKSFLESDDKDKISSHDFGKNIIPKMLKGCHKMFAYPFVDYWKDVGTIDSLWEANMDLLSKQPLLDLYTRHWKIYSANFALPPHYVGPKASINQSLINEGCLIYGEVNHSVISTGVVIGENSLVKDSIIMPNVRIGKNVLIERAIIGEDTLIYDNTSIKWMSGTTSGNYPIEYDSSGITVVGEKAYISSQDCIKKVE, via the coding sequence ATGCAACAACAAAGAGAATGTGTAGCCATGATTTTAGCTGGTGGCCAAGGTAGCCGTCTAGGAACTCTAACTAAAAAGATTGCTAAACCTGCCCTTTCATTTGGAGGAAAATATAGAATTATTGATTTTACTTTAAGTAATTGCTCTAACTCAGGGGTTACTAGTGTAGGAGTTCTAACTCAATACCAACCATTAATTCTAAATACTTACATTGGTATCGGTTCACCATGGGATTTAGATAGAAGAAATGATGGTGTACGTCTTTTACCACCTTATGTTAAAGATGAAGGCAGGGAATGGTACAAAGGTACTGCAAATGCCATTTATCAAAATATTGATTTTATTGATATGTTCGACCCTGACTATGTACTTATATTATCTGGTGACCATATTTATAAAATGGACTATTCATTAATGCTAGAATTTCACAAGATAAAAAATGCTGAGGCAACTATTGCTGTACTTAAAGTACCTTTAGAAGATGCCCCTCGATTTGGAATTATGAATACTGATGAATCTGGTAAAATAGTTGAATTTGAAGAAAAACCAAAAGCTCCCAAGAATGATTTGGCTTCGATGGGAATTTATATCTTCAATTGGGATTTGTTAAAAAGCTTTTTAGAAAGTGATGATAAGGACAAAATCTCAAGTCATGATTTTGGAAAGAATATTATTCCAAAGATGCTAAAAGGTTGTCACAAAATGTTTGCCTATCCCTTTGTAGATTATTGGAAGGACGTAGGGACAATAGATAGTTTATGGGAAGCTAATATGGATTTATTATCTAAACAACCTCTTCTTGATTTATATACTAGGCACTGGAAAATATACTCGGCCAACTTTGCTTTACCTCCACATTACGTTGGGCCAAAGGCTAGCATTAACCAATCTCTTATCAATGAAGGATGTTTAATTTATGGGGAAGTCAATCATTCAGTAATTTCCACAGGAGTGGTTATAGGAGAAAACTCCTTGGTAAAAGACTCAATAATAATGCCTAATGTGAGAATAGGCAAAAATGTATTAATTGAAAGGGCTATTATCGGTGAAGATACCTTGATTTATGATAATACCTCTATCAAGTGGATGAGTGGTACAACTAGTGGGAATTACCCTATAGAATATGATAGTTCTGGTATAACAGTTGTGGGAGAAAAAGCATATATATCTAGCCAAGATTGTATAAAAAAGGTTGAGTAA
- a CDS encoding glycogen-branching enzyme yields MFTLSNNYHSYCSFGAHLYFQNGIPGVKFTVWAPNAREVRVVGDFNGWYGNNHVMETEYGSGVWTIFIPGITHGALYKYEIHTYMGEILLKSDPYAFYSEYRPNTASKVYSLDGYKWNDQQWKNYNSPGYNKPILIYEVHLGSWKRKENGDFLNYRDFANVLINYVSNMGYTHIELLPIMEHPYDASWGYQITGFYSITSRYGTPHDFMYFIDMCHQKGIGVILDWVPGHFCKDYHGLSKFDGSNLFESEYYDRSENYGWGTLNFDFAKAEVRSFLISNAIFWFDAYHIDGLRVDAVANMLYLDYGKNPGEWTPNIYGGHENLEAIDFMKRLNECVFEKFPYALMIAEESTAMPLITKPTYVGGLGYNYKWNMGWMNDVLRYIETDPIHRKWEHNLLTFSFMYAFSENFLLPLSHDEVVHGKQSLLNKMPGDYWHKFAGLRILLGYMMAHPGKKLLFMGIELGQFNEWNENNELDWHLLNFEMHNKLHLYVKELNNFYLQNRSLWELDHEIRGFEWIDANDYQQSVITFLRYAKNRDDYLIIVCNFTPIQRHNYRIGIFEQGNYEVVFSSNYLEYGGTGVTEMCYKSNNIPWHNREYSIEIILAPLSTLFIRKTQSRGSDKCNNKENV; encoded by the coding sequence ATGTTTACTTTAAGCAATAATTATCACTCTTATTGTAGTTTTGGTGCTCATTTGTATTTTCAAAATGGTATCCCAGGCGTTAAATTTACTGTCTGGGCACCTAATGCTCGTGAAGTTAGGGTAGTAGGCGACTTTAATGGTTGGTATGGAAACAATCATGTTATGGAGACAGAATATGGAAGCGGAGTTTGGACGATATTTATTCCAGGCATTACTCATGGAGCTCTATATAAGTATGAAATTCATACTTATATGGGTGAAATACTGCTTAAATCAGATCCCTACGCTTTTTATTCTGAATACAGACCTAATACTGCTTCAAAAGTCTATTCTTTAGATGGGTACAAATGGAATGATCAGCAATGGAAGAATTATAATAGTCCGGGTTATAATAAGCCTATTTTAATATATGAAGTACATTTAGGTTCATGGAAAAGAAAAGAAAATGGTGATTTCTTAAACTATAGAGATTTTGCCAATGTATTGATTAATTATGTGTCGAATATGGGCTATACACATATAGAGCTGCTTCCTATTATGGAACACCCATATGATGCTTCCTGGGGATATCAAATTACTGGTTTTTATTCTATTACTAGTCGCTATGGAACTCCCCATGATTTCATGTATTTCATAGACATGTGTCATCAAAAGGGTATAGGAGTCATCCTTGATTGGGTACCTGGCCACTTTTGTAAGGATTATCATGGCTTAAGTAAATTTGATGGTTCTAATCTTTTTGAATCTGAATACTATGACAGAAGTGAAAATTATGGATGGGGAACATTAAATTTTGACTTTGCAAAAGCAGAAGTGAGAAGCTTTCTGATATCAAACGCTATTTTTTGGTTCGATGCATACCATATTGATGGTCTAAGAGTAGATGCAGTTGCTAACATGCTCTATCTAGATTATGGAAAAAATCCAGGAGAGTGGACTCCAAATATCTATGGTGGTCATGAAAATCTAGAAGCAATTGACTTTATGAAAAGGCTAAATGAATGTGTATTTGAAAAATTTCCATATGCATTAATGATTGCAGAGGAATCAACAGCCATGCCTCTAATCACAAAACCGACCTATGTAGGTGGCTTAGGTTATAACTATAAATGGAATATGGGTTGGATGAATGATGTACTTAGGTATATTGAAACTGATCCCATACACAGAAAATGGGAACATAATCTGCTTACTTTTTCATTTATGTATGCTTTTTCAGAAAACTTTTTACTTCCTTTATCACATGATGAAGTAGTACATGGTAAACAATCACTTCTAAATAAAATGCCCGGGGATTACTGGCATAAATTTGCAGGGCTAAGGATCCTTCTTGGTTACATGATGGCACACCCTGGCAAAAAGCTTTTATTTATGGGAATTGAACTTGGTCAATTCAATGAGTGGAATGAAAATAACGAATTAGATTGGCACTTACTAAATTTTGAAATGCATAATAAATTGCATTTATATGTGAAAGAGTTAAACAATTTCTACCTTCAAAATCGTTCTCTATGGGAATTGGACCATGAAATTCGCGGATTTGAATGGATTGACGCAAATGATTATCAGCAAAGTGTAATTACATTTTTGCGTTACGCCAAAAACCGCGATGATTATTTAATTATTGTATGTAATTTTACACCGATTCAGAGACATAACTATAGGATTGGTATATTTGAACAAGGCAATTATGAGGTAGTTTTTAGTAGTAATTATCTTGAATATGGGGGTACAGGTGTTACAGAAATGTGTTATAAATCTAACAATATACCTTGGCATAATAGAGAATATTCCATAGAAATCATACTGGCACCATTATCCACATTATTTATCCGTAAAACACAATCAAGGGGGAGTGATAAATGCAACAACAAAGAGAATGTGTAG
- a CDS encoding N-6 DNA methylase, producing MSKLNLIATATFGLEAVVAQELKSLGYEDITVENAKVSFTGDEESLCRTNIMLRTADRIRLKVGEFKATTFDELFEKTKALPWPEIIPANAEFPVDGKSIKSTLFSISDCQAIVKKAVVESMKKKYKTQWFEEKGPLYKIEVALLKDIATLTIDTSGPGLHKRGYRELTSTAPLRETLAAALVLLSKWYPDTTLIDPLCGSGTIPIEAALIGQNIAPGINREFVSDRWPNIPKSVWKKVREEARDNVRKLKLDIIGTDIDGPSIKLARINAAKFNLEQDIHFQQLPLSDFSSQKKYGKIISNPPYGERLGNLPEVEKLYKEMGKVFSRLDTWSYYILTSHEKFETLFGKKASKKRKLYNGKIKVDYYQYFGPRPPRKQS from the coding sequence TTGTCCAAGCTTAATTTAATTGCTACTGCAACTTTTGGATTAGAAGCAGTAGTAGCACAAGAGCTTAAAAGCCTTGGATATGAAGATATAACCGTTGAAAATGCAAAAGTAAGCTTTACTGGCGATGAAGAGAGCCTTTGTAGAACAAACATAATGCTAAGAACAGCCGATAGGATACGTTTGAAAGTAGGAGAATTTAAAGCAACCACCTTTGACGAGCTATTTGAAAAGACAAAAGCACTTCCATGGCCAGAGATTATTCCTGCTAATGCAGAGTTTCCCGTGGATGGCAAGTCAATTAAATCAACACTATTTAGTATCTCTGATTGTCAAGCTATAGTTAAAAAGGCAGTTGTAGAGAGCATGAAGAAAAAGTATAAAACTCAGTGGTTTGAAGAAAAGGGGCCTCTATATAAAATTGAAGTAGCTTTATTAAAAGATATAGCAACATTGACCATAGATACTAGTGGGCCAGGATTACATAAAAGAGGTTACAGAGAGCTGACTAGTACAGCACCACTACGAGAGACACTTGCAGCAGCTCTAGTCTTACTTTCAAAATGGTATCCAGATACAACCTTAATAGATCCCTTGTGTGGTTCAGGTACAATTCCCATAGAGGCTGCATTAATTGGGCAAAACATAGCACCAGGAATTAACCGTGAATTTGTATCGGATAGGTGGCCCAACATACCAAAAAGTGTTTGGAAAAAAGTTAGGGAGGAAGCACGGGATAATGTAAGAAAACTGAAACTAGACATCATAGGTACAGATATTGATGGTCCATCCATAAAGCTTGCAAGAATTAATGCCGCTAAATTTAATCTTGAACAGGATATACACTTTCAACAGCTACCTCTATCTGATTTCAGTAGCCAAAAAAAATATGGAAAAATCATTTCTAATCCTCCTTATGGAGAGCGTCTCGGGAACCTACCAGAAGTTGAAAAGCTATACAAGGAAATGGGGAAAGTATTCAGTAGGCTAGACACTTGGTCTTATTACATACTAACCTCTCATGAAAAGTTTGAAACATTATTCGGAAAGAAGGCCAGTAAAAAAAGAAAGCTTTATAATGGAAAAATTAAAGTTGATTATTATCAATACTTTGGACCAAGACCACCTAGAAAACAATCATAA
- a CDS encoding glutamate-1-semialdehyde aminotransferase (converts (S)-4-amino-5-oxopentanoate to 5-aminolevulinate): MLNLSRSKEMFAEAQKYIPGGVNSPVRAFKSVRMDPPFIARGNGPYIFDEDGNSYIDYVASWGPLILGHCHPEVSSALKDCLETGTSFGAPTELETKMAKLVTECVPSIEMVRMVNSGTEATMSALRLARGYTGRDKIVKFEGCYHGHADFLLIKAGSGALTHGVPTSPGVPSNTAQNTITAPFNDLETLEKIFSQEGENIAAVILEPIPGNMGCIPPVDGYLQGVRKITEQYGALLIFDEVMTGFRVALGGAQSIYKITPDLTCLGKIIGGGLPVGAYGGKKEIMEYVSPVGPVYQAGTLSGNPLAMTAGYTTLKILQNKNVYDKLEEKSAKLAAGMKGAAQSAGAEVYFTRVGSMFSAFFTGEKVTDFQSAATSNIDKFVAYFRTLLEEGVYVAPSQFEAGFMSYVHEDKNIEKTIEAAFKAFKAVANS; the protein is encoded by the coding sequence ATGCTTAATTTGTCCCGTTCAAAGGAAATGTTTGCTGAAGCACAAAAGTATATCCCAGGAGGCGTTAATAGTCCAGTCCGTGCTTTTAAATCTGTAAGAATGGATCCTCCTTTTATTGCCAGAGGAAATGGTCCTTACATATTTGATGAAGACGGCAATAGTTATATCGACTATGTAGCTTCCTGGGGACCTTTAATTTTAGGGCATTGTCATCCTGAAGTAAGTAGTGCACTAAAAGACTGTTTGGAAACAGGCACAAGCTTTGGAGCTCCTACAGAGCTTGAGACAAAAATGGCTAAGCTAGTTACTGAATGTGTGCCATCAATTGAAATGGTAAGAATGGTTAATTCAGGTACTGAAGCAACAATGAGTGCTCTAAGATTGGCTAGAGGCTATACAGGCAGAGATAAGATAGTTAAATTTGAAGGCTGTTATCATGGCCATGCTGATTTTCTATTAATAAAAGCTGGCTCCGGAGCTCTAACACATGGGGTACCAACCAGTCCAGGTGTTCCAAGTAATACTGCTCAAAACACCATTACGGCCCCTTTTAATGATTTAGAAACTTTGGAAAAGATATTTTCTCAAGAAGGTGAAAATATTGCTGCCGTCATTCTAGAGCCAATTCCCGGAAATATGGGATGCATTCCCCCTGTAGATGGATATTTACAAGGCGTTCGAAAGATTACTGAACAATATGGTGCTTTGTTAATATTTGACGAGGTAATGACAGGCTTTAGGGTAGCTCTAGGGGGTGCACAATCCATTTACAAGATAACTCCAGATCTTACTTGCTTAGGAAAGATTATTGGCGGAGGTTTACCTGTGGGTGCATATGGTGGAAAGAAGGAAATTATGGAATATGTATCTCCTGTAGGACCAGTTTACCAGGCAGGAACTCTATCTGGAAACCCGTTAGCTATGACAGCGGGATATACCACTTTAAAAATACTTCAAAATAAAAATGTATATGATAAATTAGAGGAAAAGAGCGCTAAGCTTGCTGCAGGAATGAAGGGTGCTGCCCAATCAGCAGGTGCTGAGGTATACTTCACACGGGTAGGAAGCATGTTTTCAGCATTTTTTACAGGAGAAAAAGTTACTGATTTTCAAAGTGCAGCAACATCCAATATTGACAAGTTTGTGGCATACTTTAGAACCCTTCTTGAGGAGGGAGTATATGTAGCCCCTTCTCAGTTTGAAGCAGGGTTCATGTCGTATGTTCATGAAGATAAGAATATTGAAAAAACCATTGAAGCAGCATTTAAGGCTTTTAAAGCTGTAGCAAATTCATAG
- a CDS encoding transcriptional regulator, which produces MITKEDVSIIRELQKDLPLVSRPYNEVAQKLGITEEELLKKIRFMKKEGYIRRIGAALRHREMGIEANAMIVWKVPEKDCERVGNEIASFPEVTHCYQRPTSKDWHFNIFAMIHFPTREECEQMANKISNLVGDYPYQLFFSTEELKKISMKYFLE; this is translated from the coding sequence ATGATTACAAAAGAAGACGTTAGTATTATAAGAGAGCTTCAGAAAGACCTTCCCCTTGTTAGTAGACCCTATAATGAAGTTGCTCAAAAGTTAGGAATTACTGAGGAAGAACTTTTAAAAAAAATTAGATTCATGAAGAAAGAAGGCTATATACGTAGGATTGGTGCAGCTTTAAGGCACAGAGAAATGGGTATAGAAGCTAATGCAATGATTGTTTGGAAGGTTCCCGAGAAAGATTGTGAAAGGGTAGGCAATGAAATTGCCTCCTTCCCTGAGGTAACCCATTGTTATCAAAGACCTACCAGCAAGGACTGGCATTTTAATATTTTTGCTATGATACATTTTCCTACAAGGGAAGAATGTGAACAAATGGCAAATAAGATTTCAAATTTAGTAGGCGATTATCCTTATCAACTATTTTTTAGTACAGAAGAACTGAAGAAGATAAGTATGAAATATTTTTTAGAATAG
- a CDS encoding transcriptional regulator has translation MDNVDQKILEIIQDSFPISSEPYKDLAISVGISEEEVLQRISSLQDMGIIRRLGAIFDSRKLGYKSTLCAMKVPKDKISKVAKLVNAYPGVTHNYLREHKYNMWFTLIAPSTDHIDNICSEIMELSGIQDLLQLPAKRFFKINVKFSVKGVGK, from the coding sequence ATGGATAATGTTGATCAAAAAATACTAGAGATTATTCAGGATAGTTTTCCCATATCGTCAGAGCCATACAAGGACCTGGCGATAAGTGTAGGCATATCTGAAGAAGAAGTACTACAAAGGATAAGTAGCCTCCAAGATATGGGAATCATTCGCAGACTGGGAGCGATATTTGATTCACGTAAATTAGGCTATAAAAGTACATTATGTGCTATGAAGGTTCCAAAAGATAAGATTTCTAAAGTTGCTAAGCTAGTTAATGCATATCCTGGTGTAACCCATAACTATCTTCGAGAACATAAGTATAATATGTGGTTTACTTTAATTGCTCCATCGACAGATCATATTGATAATATCTGTAGTGAGATTATGGAGTTAAGTGGGATACAGGATTTACTGCAGCTTCCTGCTAAAAGATTTTTCAAGATTAATGTAAAGTTTTCTGTGAAAGGTGTAGGCAAATGA